A single genomic interval of Chrysemys picta bellii isolate R12L10 chromosome 8, ASM1138683v2, whole genome shotgun sequence harbors:
- the LOC135973172 gene encoding myb/SANT-like DNA-binding domain-containing protein 2, with amino-acid sequence MESSQDRKRAPAWTEREVRDLLAIWGDEAVIAELRSSKRNGKVLEKISKAMKDRGHNRDTQQCRVKIKELRQAYHKAREANGRSGAEPQTCRYYAELHAILGGAATTTPTVCYDSLTGETHREDGSGNEEDDDGGTVGSSQQQGSGETGFPNSQDMFVTLDLEPVTPELTQDPQGTQETSAANVSPSQRLVNIRKRKRKTRDEMFTELQMSSHADRAQQNAWRQSMSEMRKAQHEREERWRAEDDRWRQLADRRQEAMLRLLEHQSDMLERMVELQERQQEQRPPLQPLCNQQPSSPSSIASSPRRPRTRWGGLRPPSHSTPDDRPSIRRLGFNKS; translated from the exons atggagtcctcccaggatcgcaaaagagctccagcatggaccgaacgggaggtacgagatctgctcgccatatggggagatgaagcagtgatagctgaactccgtagcagtaaaagaaatggaaaagtattagaaaagatctccaaggccatgaaggaccgaggccataacagggacacacagcagtgccgcgtgaaaattaaggagctacggcaagcctaccacaaagccagagaagcaaacggaaggtccggggcagagccgcaaacttgccgctactacgcggagctgcatgcgatcctagggggtgcagccaccactaccccaaccgtgtgctatgactctctcactggagaaacacacagggaagacggttcggggaacgaggaagatgacgatggaggtactgtaggtagctcacagcagcaaggaagcggagaaaccggtttccccaacagccaggatatgtttgtgaccctggacctggaaccagtaacccccgaactcacccaagaccctcagggcacacaggagacctctg ctgcaaatgtttctccttcgcagaggctcgtgaacattagaaagagaaaacgtaagacgagggacgagatgttcacggagctgcagatgtcctcccacgctgatagagcacagcagaatgcgtggaggcagtcaatgtcggagatgagaaaagcccaacatgaacgagaggagaggtggcgggctgaagacgataggtggcgtcagcttgcagacagacggcaagaggcaatgctccgtctgctggagcatcaaagtgatatgctcgagcgtatggttgagttgcaggaaaggcagcaggagcagagaccgccgctacagcccctgtgtaaccaacagccctcctccccaagttccatagcctcctcacccagacgcccaagaacacggtgggggggcctccgtccacccagtcactccaccccagatgatcgcccaagcatcagaaggctgggcttcaataagagttaa